The following is a genomic window from Armatimonadota bacterium.
GGCCGATGCCGGCGACGACGTTGTCCGCGCCTACGCCGCCGCAGCGGAGCAAGCCGGCATCGTCATCGCCGAGGTCGGGGCGTGGAGCAATCCAATCAGCAGGGACGACGAAACGCGCCGCGCCGCCCTCGAACACTGCCGCAACCAGCTCGCGCTCGCCGACCGTATCGGCGCGCGCTGCTGCGTCAACATCGGCGGCTCGCGCGGCGAGAAATGGGACGGCCCGCACGCCGACGACATGACCGACGACACCTTCGACCTCATCGTCGAGACCACGCGCAGCATCATTGACGCGGTGCGCCCCACGCGCACGTTCTACACGCTCGAAACCATGCCGTGGATGTACCCGGACTCGGCGGATTGCTATGTCCGGCTCATCGAAGCGATCGACCGCAAGCAGTTCGCGGTGCACCTCGACCCGACGAATCTCATCTCCAGCCCGCGGCGCTATTTCAACAACGGCGCGATCATCCGCGAGTGCATCGCGAAGCTCGGCGCACACATTCGCTCCTGCCACGCCAAGGACATCATCATGAGCGACAGCTTCATGGTGCACCTCGACGAGACGCGCCCGGGGCTGGGGATTCTGGACTACCGCGTGTACCTCGCCGAACTCGCCCAGCTCGATCCCGACACGCCGCTGATGATCGAACACCTCGCGACCGCCGAGGAGTACACGCTCGCCGCCGAATACATTCGCTCCGTCGCTGACGAGATCGGGGTAAGCTTCCGATGACGGCGCCTGCCGACTACGGCATCGCCTTCACCGCGCGCGAATGGGCGGAGCTGCTGCCCATCGAGCGCGACGCGGCGCCGCTCGGCCCGCGCGACGTCGCGGGCAGGACCCTCGTCACGCTCATCAGTACCGGCACGGAACTCGCCATTTACCAGGGCGAGCATTTTCCACAGCGCCCCGGCTACGCCGCCGTCTTCGAGGTCGAAGCCGTCGGCGCCGAAGTCGCGGACCTCGCGCCCGGCGACCGCGTGTTCTGCATGGGCCCGCATCAAACGTTCCAGCGCGCGGCGCGCGCGGAGGTGATCCCTGTGCCCGCGGGCATGGCGCCGGACGTCGCGCTGTTCGCCCGCATGGTCGGCGTCACCATGAGCACGCTGACGACGACGACCGCGCGGCCGCCGGAGCAGGTTCTCGTCCTCGGGCTCGGGCTGGTTGGCTTCCTTGCGGCGCAGCTCTTCGCGGCGTGCGGCTACGAGGTGATCGCCTGCGATCCGCTCGCCGAGCGGCGTGACCTCGCCCGGCAGGCCGGCGTCGAACGCGCGATCCCGGACGTGCCGGTTGACGATCCGGCGATCGCGCGCAAGGTCGGCCTCGCCCTCGACTGCTCGGGGCACGAGCAGGCGGTGCTCGACGCCTGCCGGGTCGTGCGCAAGCGCGGCGAAGTTGTCCTCGTCGCGACGCCGTGGCGCCAGCGCAGCGATCTCGACGCGCATCAGATCCTGCGCGCGGTGTTTCATAACTACGTCGTCATGCGCAGCGGGTGGGAGTGGGAGCTGCCCCGGCAACCGACCGACTTCATGACCAACAGCATCTACGGCAGCTTCGCGGCGGCCATGCGGTGGCTCGCCGAGGGCCGCATCCGCGTCGCGGGCATCTCCGACACGCGCCGCCCGCAGGATGCGCAGGATGCCTACCAGGGCCTCCTGCGCGATCCCGGCGCGCGCCTGACGACGGTTTTCGAGTGGAACACGCCGCGCGCATGATTCGTGCGCACTGTGAGCCGCGGCCCCCGCGGCGGCGGTGAAAGGACAACGGCTTCGTGACATACATCGGTGCTTGCGGCATCCTCATCGCTCTCGCCCCCGTGCTCGCGATGGCCGCGGCGGCGCCTAGCTGCAAAGCCGACGGCAAGCCGCGGAACCTCATCGGCTACAGCGAGTTCCGCACCAACCTGCCGACGCGGTTCGCCAACGCCTGCACCCGCCGCGCGTGTGTCGTGCGCGCCGACGGCACCGGTCGCCGCGAGCTGGCGGCGGAGCTGATCGGGGATGCTTACACCTGGACCGGCTTCGACGGCTGGTCGCCGGACGGGCGCCTCGCCATGGTCATCTGCGGCTGGGAGGATCCCAAGAACGCCGCGTGGGAGGAAGAGCACAAGGAGTTCCGCCTCACCGAGGGCTGGCTGGTTGACGAGTATCTCCTGGATCTGCAGACCGGCGCGCTGACCAATCTGACCGGCATCGAGCGGGTGAGCGACTACAACTCCGGCCTGTTCTTCTGGCCCGGCGATCCGAGCCGCCTCGGCTTCACCGCGATCATCAACGGCATCTCGCGCCCGTATGCGATGAACCGCGACGGCACCGGCAAGCGCGACCTCACCTCCGGCGCCGATGCGTTCACCTACGGCTTCAGCTCCTCCCCCGACGGCAAACGCATCTCCTATCACAAGGATTATCAGATCCATGTCGCGGACGCCGACGGCTCGCACGCGGTGCGCCTCGACACCGGGCAGTCGTTCAATTTCTGTCCGCAGTGGTCGCCGGACGGGGAGTGGCTGATGTTCCTCGCCGGCGAGCATTACGACTGCCATCCCTACGTCGCGCGCAGGGACGGCTCCGGGATCCGCAAGCTGGCGGATCGAGGCGGATACCGGGGCGTCGTGACGTGGGCGGATGTCGAGGACTTCCACGGCGGCAGCAGCGATGTGCCGACGTGGTCGGCGGATGGGAAGTGGGTGTACTACACGGCGCAGGTCGGCGACGCAGTGGAGTTGATGCGGGCGTCGCTGGATGGCAAGACCGAGCAGCTCACCCATTCCGAGGGGGGCGTGCTGAATTACCATCCACGGCCGTCGCCTGACGGGGAGTGGGTGCTGTTCGGGTCGAACCGCAGCGGCGTGCGGCAGCTCTACGTGGCGCGCGCGAACGGCGCGGATGCGTATCCCATCACCCACATGCGCGCGGGCTCGGGCGCGATGTGGCCGCACTGGCAGCCGGTGGGGCGCGGGGACAACATCCCGTAGGGGAGCCCGCGGCGAGCCGGGTCAGGATGGATCGCGACGCCTTTCACCCCCACCTCCCTCCTCTCCCTGTCAGGGAGAGGATACGATCTGAGCGGCGTTCCGACGATTCGAGGCCGCGGCTCATCACACCAGGGTATTCCCCTGACGCCGAAAGCCCGCTAGAATGTTCCCATGTGGCGTACGCGGTTGATTGCGGCGGCGGTCATCCTAATCCTCGGCGGCGGCGGGTACTTGGTCTGGCGGCTCACCCATCCGCCGCTGTCGGACGAAGAGCAAATCGCGCGGCTCATTGACCGCGTCGAGCAAGGCGTCGAGAAGAAGAGCCCGCGGATGATCCTCGCGAACATCGCCGACGACTACCGCGACCCCTTTGGCTTCACCAAGCGCGACATCTACCGGAGTGCTCTGAGCCTACTCCGCACCGAAGGCAGCCTCCAGGTCGTGCTCAGCGACGTCGAGATCGCGGTCAACGATGCCGACGCCGACGTTGCCGTCACGGGCGAGGTGATGCTCACCGAAGGTGGAGAGCAGTCCCAGGCATTCCGGGGCGCGCTCACCATCCACCTGCGCGAGCGCGACGGCAAGTGGCTCGTCACCTCCGCAACGGGGTGGCAGAGCGGGGTGACGAGCGAGTTCGAGTAAGTGCGCCGCGGCGCTGTCCCACACCAGAGCGATGGAGAACCATGGCTGACCAGGCAGCCGTAGATCAGTGGCTCGCGGATTTCGCCCACCGATTGCGGGAGACCTTCGGCGACCGGCTCCTATTCGTCGGCCATCATGGGAGCTGGGCGCGGGGCGAGGCCGCGACCGACAGCGACATTGACACCATGGTCATCGTCGATCGCATTGGGGATGATGACCTCGCCGCCTTCCGGGCCGTGGTGACAGCCATGCCCGAGGGCGGGCGCTCGGCAAGCGGGCTGTTCAACTCGGCGGCGGAGGTGCGCGCGCGTCCCCCTTCTGAGCTGCTGCAGTACTTCTGGGGGTGCCGACCGCTCCACGGCGGCATGGACGGCATAGTCGCGCGGCCGACCGGCAGCCAGCTTCTCGAGGACGTCCGCCGCAAGGCCTCAGATAATCTCCTCAACGCCCGGCATTACCTGCTCTACCCGCATGACCTCCGGCAGAAGGTGCACGGCCTGCGCTATCCGTTCAAGGAGTGCTTCTACGCGCTTCAGGAGTGGCTGCTGGCGGAGCGCGGAACGTTCTACGCGCGCAAGGAGGACCTGCTCGACGCGCTCGCCGACGCCGACGACCGAGCGGTCGTGGAGGTGGCGCGCGACTGGCCGCAGTCGGAAGCCGACCGCAACGCGCGGCCGGAGCACTACGTCGGGCTCCTCGAGCGCTGGAGCCGCCGCGCGCTGGAACGGCTGGGGGCTGCGGCGCGCACCGGGCCGGGAACGTGAGGCAAGAGCCCGCCCTGTCATTCTGAGCCCCGACTCGTTCGGGGCGAAGAATCTCGGTCCCGCCGAACCCATCACTGACCGAGTTCAACCTGTGCCGCGAGGAGGTCTCGGCCCGGAGTAAGCCCCCCTCGGAGCGGGCCAGGGGACGGACAGGGAACATCTGGCGGCGGCACGGAGTCTAAGAAGCTGCAAGGCCTGTCGAACCCCCATGAAAGGAGATTCGAAGATGCGTGTCTGGCTAGCTGTAATCGCAGGTGCCGTGATTCTCGCTCTCGGCGGCGCGGCGTCGGCGGAGATGGTGAAGGGCCAGGCGACCACGATCGCCCATCCCACGATGACCGTCACCGGATCCGGGACCGTCGAAGTCGCACCGGATACGCTGCGCGTCACCGCGAGCATCATCACCGAAGGCGACACTGTCGAAGCGGCCCGCGAGCGCAACGCGCAGATCGTGCGCGCGGCGATGGACGCGGTGAAGGCGCTCAATCTCGCCAACGTCATGACGAAGACGCTGGACTACACGCTCGAACGCGTGACGCAGAACGCGAGCGTGCGCCTGAAGGTTGACCCATCGAAATGGGACATCCCCTGGAAGATCACCGAGACGGATCTCGCGGATTCGAGCTTCCATATCGACGTCCCCGTGACCCTTGGGTACCGGGCCGCGAACAGCCTGACGGTGAGGATTCAGGGCGAGCGCGAGGCGCTGTCCGACGGCGCCGGCAAGATCATTGACGCGCTGATGGCGGCGGGGACGAACCAGATCACCAGCGTCGCCTACACCCTGGAGAAGGACAACAGCGCGGCGATGCGCGAGTCGCTGACGAAAGCGGTGAGGGATGCGCAGATGACTGCCGAGGCCGTCGCCGCCGCCGCGGGGCGCACCATCGTCGGCATCCGCAACATCAGCCCGAGCTACAGGTATCCGGCGATGGAGCTGCGCAACGTCCAGGCTTCCTTCCGCGGAGGGAGGTACGCAGAGCAGGCGACGCCGACGTCCGTGACGGCAGGGATGCTCGAGATGACCGCCCAGGTCAACATCAATTACGAACTCGACTTCAACCCGGGCGACACGCAGTTCCTGCCCGCGCCGCAGTAGCAATGGGCGTTGCGGCGGCGCTGCATCAGCATGGCGGCATGCCCTTGCGTCGCCCTAGCCGCTGCCGACGTGCCCTGGGACGATGCCCTTGATCCACGGCGGCGTGCGTCGCGTTCGACGTCGGCACACCCGCTCGCTGCGCGCCGGCGCGACGCACGCCAACGCCTTGGGCAGGACGCTGATATCCGCCGGCGTGCAGCCGGCCGCGTCACCGTCAACTTGCAGCAGCAACGGCGGGTCGCATTCGACGCGCAGCGACCGCGCGCGCGTGTGATACACGCCTGGATAACCCTCCGGCCTGCTGCGCAGGATTGCCAGCAGTTGCCCCGCGGTCTGCGCCGGTGAACTGCTCTGGAACAGCCACAGGTCGAGCCAGCCGTCATCCATGCTCGCGCCGGGCGCGAGATGCCAGGAGTACGCGTACCGGCTCGCATTCGCCACCACCACGAGCCACGCCCGGGTCTCGAAGCTCAGCCGCTCGGTGGTGACGCGGAACCAGCTCGGCGAGTACTCGCGAAGCAGGCGCAGGCAGCGGGTCAGATATGCGCACAGGCCGACCGGGCTCTTCTTATTCAGCGCCGGCACGACCTGCTGCACGATCGCCGCGTCGAAGCCCATGCCCGCCATGAGCGAGAACGGCCGTCCGTTCGCGATCCCCAGATCAATCCGCCGCACGCCGCCGCCGATCGCCGCATCCGCCGCCGCGTCGAGGCTCAACGGCACGCCGAGCTGCCGCGCGAGGACGTTGAGCGTCCCCACCGGCACGACCGCCAGGGGGAACTCGGTGCCCATCAGCGCGGGCAGGGCCGCGTTGATCGTGCCGTCGCCGCCGGCAACGATGACCCGCGTTCGCTCGGGCGACTCGCCGCGCAGCGCCTCGCGCAGGGCATCGGCCACATCGCTCGGCCGCGGGGCCGGAACCCGGCGCACCTCGACGCCCGCGCTCCGCAGGCGCCGCTCCACGCGCGCCAGGTCGGACGCTCTGCGAACGCCGCCGGCGTACGGGTTCGCGACCAGCAGGCAGGTGGTGGCGGTGCCCTCAACGGCTCTCGCTTTCCGGGCGAGGACCGGAGAGGGTGCCGCCCATCGCGTGCCGCGGAACCCNNNNNNNNNNNNNNNNNNNNNNNNNNNNNNNNNNNNNNNNNNNNNNNNNNNNNNNNNNNNNNNNNNNNNNNNNNNNNNNNNNNNNNNNNNNNNNNNNNNNGGGCCAGGATCCGCTGCTGGTCCGGCCCCGGCAACGGCTCGCGGAGTCTCGCTACCGCCCACTTTCTCGACCACTCGCGAGGCCAATCCGTCAGAGTATCGGCTTCAATCGGTTCCCTTGGTTCTGCAACTGCGGGAACCATCGGATCGACCATCACCTTCACGTCCTTGATCTCGATGCGACTAGCGTCGATCCCTCGGGGGCTTTGGCTAAACTCGAGCGAAAACAGCCTCCCGTGAACAAGCCAGAAGTCCACGCGTAGCCCCTTGGGCTTATCCGCAGCGACGAACGACATGCGCGCAAGCCTCACCTCCGGCACGGCGTTTGGGAACAGCGGCACGTTCTCGCGGGTCGGTTTTCCGCGCTCCATGTGATATAGGCGCACCTCTTTGTCGCCGGCATCCCGCTGCACCAGGTTGACCTGTCTGATCTGCTCGGCGAGCACCACCTGTGCTTCCGGGGACAGATGAGCGGCAAGCGCATCGAGCAGCGTCTTCTCCAACGGCTTGAGAGGCGGCTCCCGCCGCCTTCTCAGGAAACGCATGTGCTCTGTCTCCTCTCACGGGCAATTGTTCACAAGCCACCCGGTGCCGCCATAACCAGCCCCGATTCCTACGCCCTTGATCGCATTGGTGAAACTAGGGACAGCCACCTATTTCGCGCTGTGTGATGTATGCCGCGCAACTGTGAATGTCGGTGAGCGCGGAGGGCGGAGAAGCGAAAACGGCCCGCAGGCGCGAAGAGCGCGCGGGCCGGCAGGTGGGCCGACAATTCCTCGCCCGCAGAATGAGCCTGCGGCGATGTGACTGCGGCCTCTCGGCGGCAGGGTCTCACGTGCGGTATTCCCTCGCGGTCAGCGTACCATCACGGCTGAACCGCGGACATGATAGCCACAGGTGACACGAGTGTCAACGCCCGGGGCGGCTGCTGGAGCGCGGGGCATCGGTCCGAACCGCTGGCTAGCCTGCTGAGGTAGGGTGAGGTAGGGGCGCAGTGCGTAGGCCCTCCGGGCCGGTGTGGCGGCGAAGCCTGGCCACGTGCTGTGCCCTTACAGTGAGTGGCTGGCTGGCGATGATAGCGTGCGTTGTAGGGCGGCGTCACGCTCAGCCGGGCCGCTGACGCGGCCCGCGCAAAAGCGGCGTTCAACAGGCTGTTGCGTGACTGCTTCGATGGGACCGAGATTCTTCGCTTTGCGCCTTGCTCAGGCTCGGCGCTGCGCTCTGAATGACACTTCCCAGGCCGGTGAAGCGCGAACCAGCGAATTATGCAACAACCTCTCAAGCGCCGCACTCCATAGGGGCGAGGCGCGTGCCCACGTGTTGTTGCCGTTGGCGCAATCCGTTACATCCGCGCCAATCCGTGGATTGGACTCTCAGCGTTCTCTGCGTCCTCTGCGGTCGGCGCGTCGAAGTCCGTTTGTGTGAGGTCGGATCCCCATCTGCGGCTTCAGCTCAGGGCATTGTCCGGTCGCACCAGATGGCCCGCCGAAAGGCGGGCGCCGCGGCCCGGCGAATATACCGCGAGACTTTCGTCAATGAGGTGACGAGCAGCCATGTCCTACGAACGCGGTAGGCACGCGATTGACCTGCAGATGCCCGACCGCATCCCGCATACCGAGTACCTAACCCACCGCCAGTTCATCATGAAGATCACGGGCTTCGATCCCGAGGACTCGGAGCAGGCCGGCAAGGTCGGGCCGGCGCTCGCCAAAGCGCTGGACTACGATTTCATCTGGTCAACCTACTCGCGCGATTGGGGCACGCCGCGCACCGATATGGGCCGCGCGAAGTACTATGAGACGGAGACGCCGTGGCGCTCCTCCTATCCCTTCCAGACCGAAGAGGAGGTGCTATCATTCGACCCGCTGGCGGCCGCGAAGATCCCGTCCATGGACGAACTGACGGCGGACGTGCGCCGGTACTACGAGGGCGGCCTGGCGGCGTATCCCGAGGCGGTGTTCCCGGGCGGGTTCTACAACACGGTGTTCACGTGGAATATCCTGACCTTCGGGTGGGAGCTGTTCATGACGGCGGCGATGGACGATCCCGATCGCTTCGAGCGGGTCCTCGATGGGTTCACCGAGATCAGCGCGATGGTCATCGAGGCGCACATCCGGGCGGAGGTGCCGATCTTCCTCTGTCATGACGACATCGTGTGGGCGGCAGGGCCGTCGTTTTCGCCGGCGTGGATGCGGCGGTACGTCTTCCCGCGGATAAAGCGACTGTGGCAGCCGCTGCGCGAGGCGGGGATCAAGCTGCTGTTCTGCTCCGATGGGAACTTCGATGCGTTCGTGGACGACCTCGCGGAGGCCGGCGCGGAGGGATTCATCTTCGAGCCGCTGACCGACCTGCGCTACATCGTCGAGCGGTACGGCAAGACCCACGTCATCATCGGCAACATTGATTCGCGGATACTGCAGACCAAAGGCCCGGAGGAGATTCGCGCGGAGGTCAGACGCTGCGCGGACCTCGGGCGCGACTGCCCGGGGTACTTCTTCGCCGTCGGCAACCACATCCCGTACACCGTGCCGATCCCGAGCATCGAGTGCTACCTCGAGGCGATCCAGGAGTACGGGCGGAGGTAGTCGGGCAGGCGCCACCCCAGCAGGCGTGACCACGCACCGCGCGCCGGCGAAGCGGCGCGAAGGTGATTGCCGAGCAGACACCGAAACGACGCGTGTTTGAGGGGTGGTCGGCACGCGAGGACGCGTGCCCGACCATGGTGGTGCAACCTCCCCCGGCTGCGGGGGTGGGCGGCAAGCGAGCCTCCTTCGCCAAGGCTTCGGAGCCCAGGGGACGCTTTGCCCCACTACTATCGGTTTGGAGAGGAGGCATTCATGAGCCTGAGCCTGCGACTGCGCTTGAGCGGGATGATGCTGCTGCAGTACGTGATCTGGGGGGCATGGGCGCCGGTGCTGTCCGCGTACCTGCAGAAGACACTCCACTTCAGCGGGGTGCAGACGGGCGCGATCTACGCGCTGCTGCCTCTGGCATGTATCATCTCGCCGTTCTTTGGCGGGCAGATCGCCGACCGCTGGGTGTCCACTCAGCGGTTCCTGGGCATCGCCCATCTGCTGGGCGCGCTGGCTTTGCTCCTGCTTGCCCGGCAGACCGGCTTCTCGTCGTTCGTGGTGTGGATGCTCGTCTATTCCCTGCTCTACGCGCCCACGCTGCCTCTGACCAACAGCCTCACCTTCCATCACCTGCGCAATGCCGAACGGGACTTCGGCAGCATCCGAGTGCTCGGCACGATCGGGTGGATCCTGGCGGGCTGGGGGCTGACGTACTGGCGCTCGGCGCCGTCGCTGACGGTAGCGGGGGCGAGCGACTCACTGCTGCTGGCGGCCGGGGCCTCGCTGCTGCTCGGCCTCTTCTGCTTCGCTTTGCCTCACACGCCGCCGAGCAAGTCGGAGAATCCCTGGGCGTTCCTCGCGGCACTGAAGCTGCTGCGTAACCGCAACTTCGCCATCTTCATGGTGATCTCGTTCGTCGTGGTGACCGAGCTGCAGTTCTACTATGTCCTCACCGCCCCATTCCTGGAGTACATCGGGATCTCGTCGAGCCGGCTGCCCGCGGTGATGACCATTGCTCAGCTCGCGGAGATCATCGCCATGGCCGCGCTGCTGCCGATTCTCCTGCCGCGCCTGGGGGTGCGCACGTGCCTGGCGATCGGCGTGATCGCGTGGCCGATCCGTTACGCGATTTTCGCGATCGGCCAGCCGGTCTGGCTGGTGGTGGCATCACTGGCGATGCACGGGCTGGGCTATACCTTCTTCTTCGTCGTCGGCCAGGTGTACGTCAACGCGGTGGCTGCCCAGGATATCCGTGCCTCAGCACAGAGCCTGCTGACGCTGATCACCCTGGGTCTGGGGAACTACCTGGGCGCCTACTTTGCGGGCTGGGTGCAGGATTACTTCACTACGCAAACTGCAGCCGGGGCGGTCGTCAACTACACCGGGGTGTTCCTCGTGCCCTGCGCCTTGACCGTGACCTGCGCCCTGGCCTTCCTGATCTTCTTTAAGGAGGGTCGGAGTACACAGCAGGCGGAGGGCGCACCGGCGGAGTCAGCGGCGGGGGACGCCGCAGCCAGCCAGGAGTGAGGATCGGGAGAGAGTCGCGCAGGTCGATGCCGAAGGAATTCACCGACGACGAGTTGATTGCGAGTCACAGGCCTGACTTCGCGCGTTTCGTGGCGGTTTTGCGGCGCGAGGAGCCGGATCGCGTGCCGCTCGGCGAGTTCCTTATGGACCCTCCGGTGAAGCAGGCCTTTCTCGGCCGCCCGGTCGGGAATTCCCTCATCGGCGGGGATGACTACGACGTTGCGGCGGACGTCGAGTTCTGGGCGAGCGCGGGATACGATTACATCCACCTCGCGCCGTGGTATCTCCATCTGTTCACCGGCGGCTGGAATGTCAAGGCGGCGCAATACAGCGTCTATGACTCGGGCGATGTCGAGCGCTCGTGGATGGAGGAACACACGAGCGTCATCGCGTCGCGGGAGGATTTCGAGCGCTACCCCTGGCCGTCGCTCGATGACGTTCTTTACGACCACATCGTGCGCGCGGGCGAGTTGCTGCCGCGGGGCATGGGTCTCACCAGCGGGACGTGGGGGATCTTCGAGACGACGCGCCAACTGATGGGATTCGAGGGGTTCTGCTTCGCGCTTGCGGATGACCCCGGGCTCGCGCGCGCGGTGCTCGACCGGGTCGGCGAGTCCCTGCTCGAAGTCTTCAAGCGCGCTGCGGAATTGCCGAAGGTCGGCGCGCTGTGGCTGGCGGACGACCTGGCGCATCGCAGCGGGCCGTTCGTTTCACCCACGGTCTATCGCGAGTGGCTGTTCCCCTGGTTCCGCAAGTACGGCGAGGTCGCGGCATCCCACGGCTTGCCGCTGATCTACCACTGTGATGGCGATATCTGGGAGTTCATGCCCGATCTCGCCGACGCGGGCATCACCGCGCTGCAGCCGATTGAGCCGCAGGCGATGGACATTGCCGCGGTCAAGCGTGACTGGGGCGGCGCGTTCGCGCTTATCGGCAACATTGACCTCGGCTACACCCTGACGCGCGGCACGCCGGCGGAGGTCGAGGCGGAAGTGCGCGAGAGAATCCGAACCGTCGCTCCCGGCGGCGGCTATGCGGTGGGCAGCAGCAATTCCGTCACGAGCTACGTGCCGCTTGAGAACTATCGCACGATGATCGCGGCGACGCTGCGGTGGGGGAAGTACCCGATCCAGGCCTAGAGCGCGAGAGCCATGGCGCCCGCCCGGCCTCGCCGGGGAACCGGGCGCGAGTTCTCCTGAAGTCTTGGGCGTCGCCGTTGATCGGAGGGCACGCCCAAGGAGCCACTGCAGTTCGTCGAACCCGACCATGCCGCATCGAGGAGGGTATCTCGTGACGGTCCGGCTCGCCGTTCTTGTGCTGTCCTTCGCGTTCGGCTTGACCGCAGCCGCCCCAAGTCACGGCAATGACGCCGCGCCCGTCCCGCTCGGCCGCTTCGCTCAGCCGTCCCTGACCGGCGTCGGCCATCTGTGCAATCTCGACCACAACGTGATCGTGGAGCGCGGGTTCAAGCTGCTGTACCTTGCGCCTGAGCGCCACGGCGAGCGTTTCGGCAAGCCCACATTTGCCGGGTTCGTCAGCCTGCTGCTCAACGGCCGCATCCAGGCGCACACGCTGGTCAATCCCGATGCCATGGGTGAAGGCACGCGAACTCTCCTGGCGGCGCCGACACTGGGCAGGTATGCCAAGGACTACTGCGGCGGATTCGGCCAAGCGACGGTTGTATGCGAGGACGCGATCGGCAATCCGGTCGTCCGCTTCAGTGCGGAATGCGAAGCGGCCGACAAGCCGGTGATCGCGGAGTGGCTTGTAACCGGTTGGGAATGGGCGGGCCAGCCGGTGCCCGCGCACTGGGAATGGTGGGGGTCCGACGGGCGAACCGTGCTTCGCCAGGATCGCCGGGGACGCCTCCGCCTGCCCGTGGGCGACGGATTCCTGCTCGCATGGAACGAGGGGCAGCCTTACACGCTCGCGCTGCTGCCTGCAAGTCGTCCGACCGAGGTGCGGGTGGGCGCGCGCGGCGTCACTTTGCGTTTCGCCGAAAGCCGAGTTCCGGCCGGAGCCAAGGCCGCCCTGCCCGATCTGTACGCCGCCGCTCTCGGCGCACATGCGCCCGACTCCGTGCTGAGAATCCTGCCGTTGCTCGCCTGCCCGGCGGATGAACTGGTCACCGAAGTGGCGTCCGCGGGCGATGTGCCGTTCGTTCGCTTTCGATGGTCGCGGCGCGACTCGACGGCCCCGCTTCCGATCCCGCCGCCGTTCTCCGCGGTGATTCTCAACCATCCCAGGCGGAAGGCTCTGCGCCTCACGTCCCACGACACGGTTTTCGGCCCGGTCGCCCTGGCGCAGGCAAGATCAGTCGCGATGGCCCTCGATATTCCGCCGAACCTCGAACGACTGACCGAGGATTTCCCGCCCGTGCCCGCGGACGACAAGGCCGCCATCGAGGTCGACGTCAAAGCGCTCCTCGCCCACGAGAACGACGACGGCACTTTCACGTTCTCCCTGGAGCGCCCGTTCTATGATGGTCAAACAGCGGGGGTGCTCATTCAGCTGGCGCCGCTGCTCGACGAACCACTGCGGGGGCAAGTCGTTCTAGCAGTGCGCAAGACGCTCGACTACTGGTGGGGGCGGCTGACGACCGACGAACGCACCGGGGTCGTCGTCTTTCCGGAGCCGGTCATGCCTTCGGCGGTCGTGGATTACCCCGAGATCTCCTCGACGGTGCTTTATCCGACTGCCGCGTATGCCGCGTTGGTTGACCCGGACTACGCAGCGGAAATCTGGCCGAAGGCCGCGAGCCTTGCTGCCACCGTGGGACGCGCGTACGACATCACCGGTTCGGCGTGGGCGCACGCCGGGCCGGAGTACGTGCACGTTCTCACGGAGTCAACCGTAGGCGGGTATCTCGCATATGCGTGCCTGTATCATCTGGCACGCCTTGCGGGGGAGCCGGAGGCCG
Proteins encoded in this region:
- a CDS encoding PD40 domain-containing protein, with translation MTYIGACGILIALAPVLAMAAAAPSCKADGKPRNLIGYSEFRTNLPTRFANACTRRACVVRADGTGRRELAAELIGDAYTWTGFDGWSPDGRLAMVICGWEDPKNAAWEEEHKEFRLTEGWLVDEYLLDLQTGALTNLTGIERVSDYNSGLFFWPGDPSRLGFTAIINGISRPYAMNRDGTGKRDLTSGADAFTYGFSSSPDGKRISYHKDYQIHVADADGSHAVRLDTGQSFNFCPQWSPDGEWLMFLAGEHYDCHPYVARRDGSGIRKLADRGGYRGVVTWADVEDFHGGSSDVPTWSADGKWVYYTAQVGDAVELMRASLDGKTEQLTHSEGGVLNYHPRPSPDGEWVLFGSNRSGVRQLYVARANGADAYPITHMRAGSGAMWPHWQPVGRGDNIP
- a CDS encoding nucleotidyltransferase domain-containing protein, translated to MADQAAVDQWLADFAHRLRETFGDRLLFVGHHGSWARGEAATDSDIDTMVIVDRIGDDDLAAFRAVVTAMPEGGRSASGLFNSAAEVRARPPSELLQYFWGCRPLHGGMDGIVARPTGSQLLEDVRRKASDNLLNARHYLLYPHDLRQKVHGLRYPFKECFYALQEWLLAERGTFYARKEDLLDALADADDRAVVEVARDWPQSEADRNARPEHYVGLLERWSRRALERLGAAARTGPGT
- a CDS encoding sugar phosphate isomerase/epimerase; this encodes MHLGAPVFEKCDDPEAWVAALKQLAYGGAYCPVGADAGDDVVRAYAAAAEQAGIVIAEVGAWSNPISRDDETRRAALEHCRNQLALADRIGARCCVNIGGSRGEKWDGPHADDMTDDTFDLIVETTRSIIDAVRPTRTFYTLETMPWMYPDSADCYVRLIEAIDRKQFAVHLDPTNLISSPRRYFNNGAIIRECIAKLGAHIRSCHAKDIIMSDSFMVHLDETRPGLGILDYRVYLAELAQLDPDTPLMIEHLATAEEYTLAAEYIRSVADEIGVSFR
- a CDS encoding SIMPL domain-containing protein (The SIMPL domain is named for its presence in mouse protein SIMPL (signalling molecule that associates with mouse pelle-like kinase). Bacterial member BP26, from Brucella, was shown to assemble into a channel-like structure, while YggE from E. coli has been associated with resistance to oxidative stress.), whose translation is MRVWLAVIAGAVILALGGAASAEMVKGQATTIAHPTMTVTGSGTVEVAPDTLRVTASIITEGDTVEAARERNAQIVRAAMDAVKALNLANVMTKTLDYTLERVTQNASVRLKVDPSKWDIPWKITETDLADSSFHIDVPVTLGYRAANSLTVRIQGEREALSDGAGKIIDALMAAGTNQITSVAYTLEKDNSAAMRESLTKAVRDAQMTAEAVAAAAGRTIVGIRNISPSYRYPAMELRNVQASFRGGRYAEQATPTSVTAGMLEMTAQVNINYELDFNPGDTQFLPAPQ
- a CDS encoding zinc-binding dehydrogenase, with the translated sequence MTAPADYGIAFTAREWAELLPIERDAAPLGPRDVAGRTLVTLISTGTELAIYQGEHFPQRPGYAAVFEVEAVGAEVADLAPGDRVFCMGPHQTFQRAARAEVIPVPAGMAPDVALFARMVGVTMSTLTTTTARPPEQVLVLGLGLVGFLAAQLFAACGYEVIACDPLAERRDLARQAGVERAIPDVPVDDPAIARKVGLALDCSGHEQAVLDACRVVRKRGEVVLVATPWRQRSDLDAHQILRAVFHNYVVMRSGWEWELPRQPTDFMTNSIYGSFAAAMRWLAEGRIRVAGISDTRRPQDAQDAYQGLLRDPGARLTTVFEWNTPRA